A genome region from Arachidicoccus soli includes the following:
- the merTP gene encoding mercuric transport protein MerTP produces the protein MTTTTKNSKGWIAGLLTAVAASLCCITPVLAFLGGASGLVSSFSWIEPYRPYLIGLTIAVFVFAWYQKLKPQKQVDCGCEADNKKSFWQSKSFLAIVTVVAGVLIAFPYYAKIFYPKPQETKVIIVDKSNIATVQLNISGMDCEGCTAHINGELSNVNGVIEANTSYKNANAIVKFDNSKTSVDSLSNIVNNIGYKVISSSIINK, from the coding sequence ATGACAACGACAACAAAAAATAGTAAAGGCTGGATTGCAGGACTGTTGACAGCAGTTGCGGCTTCACTCTGTTGCATTACACCTGTTTTAGCTTTTTTAGGTGGTGCAAGTGGGCTTGTTTCTTCGTTTTCGTGGATTGAGCCGTATCGTCCATATTTAATCGGTTTGACGATTGCAGTTTTTGTATTTGCCTGGTATCAGAAATTAAAACCACAAAAACAGGTTGACTGCGGGTGTGAGGCTGACAATAAAAAATCATTTTGGCAATCAAAATCATTTTTAGCTATTGTTACTGTTGTTGCTGGAGTATTGATAGCATTTCCGTATTACGCAAAAATATTTTATCCAAAGCCACAGGAGACAAAAGTTATTATAGTTGACAAAAGCAATATTGCAACGGTTCAATTAAACATTAGTGGAATGGACTGTGAGGGTTGCACAGCACACATTAATGGCGAACTTTCAAATGTGAACGGAGTAATTGAAGCAAACACTTCTTATAAGAATGCAAATGCAATCGTAAAGTTTGACAATTCAAAAACATCGGTTGACAGTCTTTCAAATATTGTAAACAATATCGGGTATAAAGTAATCTCATCAAGCATTATCAATAAATAA
- a CDS encoding GDCCVxC domain-containing (seleno)protein, translating to MDKVIILQSTITCPNCGHQKEETMPTDACQFFYECENCKTRLKPKHGDCCVYCSYGTVVCPPKQNGNSCC from the coding sequence ATGGACAAAGTAATAATACTTCAATCAACAATCACTTGCCCCAATTGCGGACACCAAAAGGAAGAAACAATGCCGACAGATGCCTGCCAGTTTTTTTATGAATGCGAAAACTGCAAGACAAGACTAAAACCCAAACACGGCGACTGTTGCGTTTATTGTAGCTACGGTACAGTTGTATGTCCACCAAAGCAAAACGGAAATTCTTGCTGCTGA
- a CDS encoding phage integrase SAM-like domain-containing protein, whose product MSKPSKSLFRKLEELKVQLNTERQRIKQQIEQLYKKSNNFYGQSNAEKNLSIVVYEFLLQFLRKAMGGQRKYSTFRKWIVTKNKIQSFCWYHYNCSIFPLEKITYAFAQNFYDYLTLVDNAGNNLAMKYIKNVKQIFDRAVNNGWLLKNPIHGFKCNYIDTEPEPVVMEDILKLINTDLGAKLNEYKDTFLFGIFTGFAYAELKDLDVNDIYTGIDGKKWIRNVRDKTQTKERVPLLPLPLQIIEKYNNHPCRIIERKLLPVFSNQYYNKHLKIIAQKCNIGVDLTSHIARYTFATVITLENDVPLSTVGKMLGHKTTRTTERYARATQKKISKNMSRLENDLFYNAIPENANANIYISCVDTVQARFEIAAIINEVAKTVHYRIDEPLYWLDCGNSQYTGQVVLATAKEIKQPTSEKYKPVGILPSITYEYKNLLKRSEREDTTPSCSLAETLNKQDLFINSTLAQMGCSLLWNLFRFGMTENRGFFLNLQNFMSRPLKVA is encoded by the coding sequence ATGTCGAAACCCTCTAAATCCTTATTCCGCAAATTGGAAGAACTGAAAGTTCAATTAAATACGGAAAGGCAGCGCATTAAACAACAGATAGAACAACTGTACAAGAAATCTAATAATTTCTATGGACAATCCAATGCCGAGAAAAATCTTTCTATTGTAGTTTACGAATTTTTATTGCAATTTTTAAGAAAAGCAATGGGTGGCCAGCGTAAATACTCCACGTTTAGAAAATGGATAGTCACAAAAAATAAAATTCAGTCCTTTTGCTGGTATCATTATAATTGTTCCATATTCCCTTTGGAAAAAATCACTTATGCATTTGCGCAGAATTTTTATGATTATCTCACATTAGTAGATAACGCCGGCAATAACCTTGCAATGAAATATATTAAGAATGTCAAACAAATATTTGACCGGGCAGTCAATAACGGCTGGTTATTAAAAAATCCCATACACGGATTTAAATGTAATTACATAGATACTGAACCTGAACCTGTGGTAATGGAAGACATTTTAAAATTGATCAATACGGATTTAGGAGCCAAGCTTAATGAATACAAGGACACCTTCTTATTCGGCATTTTTACAGGGTTTGCTTACGCTGAATTAAAGGACCTTGATGTAAACGACATATATACCGGAATTGATGGAAAGAAATGGATTAGAAATGTCAGAGATAAAACTCAAACTAAAGAAAGAGTGCCACTCCTACCATTACCGCTACAAATAATTGAAAAATACAACAATCATCCCTGTAGAATAATTGAGAGGAAGCTACTACCTGTATTTTCTAATCAATATTATAATAAACACCTTAAAATTATTGCGCAAAAATGTAATATCGGGGTTGATTTGACCAGTCATATTGCCCGTTACACTTTTGCAACTGTAATAACGCTTGAAAATGACGTCCCTTTATCAACGGTCGGGAAAATGTTAGGGCATAAAACTACCCGGACAACGGAAAGATATGCCAGAGCTACTCAAAAGAAGATTAGCAAGAATATGTCCAGGTTGGAAAATGATCTATTCTATAATGCAATTCCCGAGAATGCAAATGCCAATATTTATATTTCCTGCGTTGATACCGTACAGGCACGCTTTGAAATAGCTGCTATCATTAATGAAGTCGCAAAGACTGTTCATTACCGTATTGATGAACCGTTATACTGGCTTGATTGCGGTAACAGTCAATATACAGGGCAGGTAGTTCTTGCGACTGCAAAAGAGATTAAGCAGCCCACATCCGAAAAATATAAGCCTGTCGGCATTTTGCCGTCTATCACGTACGAGTATAAAAATCTGTTGAAACGATCGGAACGAGAAGATACAACGCCGAGTTGCTCGTTAGCGGAAACGTTGAATAAGCAGGATTTGTTCATTAATTCCACATTGGCGCAGATGGGTTGCTCTTTGCTTTGGAACTTATTTCGTTTCGGCATGACGGAGAACAGGGGATTTTTCCTGAACCTGCAAAACTTTATGTCCAGACCCCTTAAAGTGGCGTAG